One Brassica napus cultivar Da-Ae chromosome A5, Da-Ae, whole genome shotgun sequence DNA window includes the following coding sequences:
- the LOC106347174 gene encoding uncharacterized protein LOC106347174: MGSLTPDALKEDPELEDSLNIHEHLPVLLTQKRQQQQCSLVSNSGKWLHLVKNCPRGSFSRATSFFDNKIPRHLVSLDEKYLRRCLELINISAFKSSASCSLSSYHFDSTMIPKENVARLLFDLPLVDDSGNVVISPVITGCKRVTHLLDSPEKAVSLSSTSSVSSSSSSSEHSWSPSSSTVSQGTLQFTMKDNKIPHFVFSLDDQKEIYVATLSNTSSVGFDRSSLEYSYLIHLKKGRVGSELVGKLKVSTLFSVSSSNEKTVERQFVLFSNGGNQQLLGHSEIKKHRGLSKKVVDALKRGSRQRSISRFSRTSSVTDFSYWEPFQEPDQVLESVSLLDSELPHNLEASAVVVREKFLNEEEKAGGWGMKFLKKTSLSRRTKQACGDSKQMSIDVVIPSGVHGGPRSRNGGGGPSSLVERWKSGGSCDCSGWDLGCSLTVFKGQARKDQSEGQCNLFELFTEGSKQGSPGLRIMSVREGLYFVQFQAKMSVLQSFSTALAYVHSQSQRLRPWLSGKVCREA; encoded by the exons ATGGGAAGTCTTACACCTGATGCTCTCAAGGAAGATCCTGAGCTTGAAGATTCATTAAACATCCATGAGCATCTCCCTGTCTTGTTGACCCAGAAAAGACAACAGCAGCAATGTAGTTTAGTTTCGAACAGCGGGAAATGGCTACACCTTGTCAAAAACTGTCCAAGAGGGTCGTTCTCTCGTGCCACCAGCTTCTTTGATAACAAGATCCCAAGGCATTTGGTGTCGCTAGACGAGAAGTATCTCCGTAGATGCCTAGAATTGATTAACATCAGCGCCTTTAAGTCGTCAGCTAGTTGCAGCCTCTCTTCGTATCACTTTGACTCAACTATGATCCCTAAAGAGAATGTTGCTCGTCTTCTCTTTGATCTTCCCTTGGTTGATGATTCAGGGAACGTAGTGATTAGCCCTGTGATCACAGGTTGCAAGAGGGTTACACATTTGCTTGATAGCCCTGAGAAGGCGGTCTCGTTATCGAGCACAAGCTCAGtgagctcttcttcttcttcttctgagcaTTCTTGGTCACCGTCTTCTTCAACGGTGTCTCAAGGAACACTTCAGTTTACTATGAAAGACAACAAGATTCCACATTTTGTTTTCTCATTGGATGATCAGAAAGAGATCTATGTAGCCACCTTAAGCAATACCAGTAGTGTTGGCTTTGACCGTAGCTCTCTAGAGTATTCTTATTTGATCCATTTGAAGAAAGGCCGTGTCGGCTCTGAACTGGTTGGTAAGCTAAAGGTATCAACGTTGTTCTCTGTCTCATCCTCTAATGAGAAAACCGTAGAGAGACAGTTTGTTCTGTTCAGTAACGGTGGGAATCAGCAGTTACTAGGCCACAGTGAGATCAAGAAACACAGAGGGTTGTCTAAGAAAGTGGTTGATGCGCTCAAACGCGGCTCAAGGCAAAGAAGCATCTCAAGATTCAGCAGAACAAGCTCCGTAACTGATTTTAGTTATTGGGAGCCGTTTCAAGAGCCTGATCAAGTTCTTGAATCTGTGAGTTTGCTAGATAGCGAGCTTCCGCATAATCTTGAAGCCTCAGCTGTTGTTGTGAGAGAGAAGTTTCTCAATGAGGAAGAGAAAGCTGGAGGGTGGGGCATGAAGTTTCTCAAGAAGACCTCCTTGTCTAGAAGAACCAAGCAGGCTTGTGGAGACTCTAAGCAAATGAGCATAGATGTTGTGATTCCTTCAGGGGTTCACGGAGGGCCGAGAAGCAGAAACGGTGGTGGTGGTCCGTCGAGCTTGGTTGAGAGGTGGAAGTCAGGAGGAAGCTGTGATTGCTCTGGATGGGACTTAGGTTGTTCTTTAACCGTCTTTAAAGGGCAAGCTAGAAAAGATCAAAGTGAAGGCCAATGCAATCTTTTTGAGCTCTTCACTGAG GGATCGAAGCAGGGGAGTCCTGGACTGAGGATCATGAGTGTAAGAGAGGGTCTTTACTTTGTCCAGTTTCAAGCGAAGATGTCTGTGTTGCAGTCTTTTTCAACGGCTTTGGCGTATGTTCATAGCCAGAGCCAGAGACTTAGGCCATGGTTGTCAGGGAAAGTGTGTAGAGAAGCTTAA